The Desulfonatronum thiodismutans nucleotide sequence TTTTGACCGTACTCGTCTCGCGCGGCCAGGGCCACGTGTTTGATCTGCGTGGTGCGGGCCAGGATATGGAGGAATTGATGCAGATAGGCGGACCAAAGCGGATACCGTTGGCGAAGCTCCTGAAGTTCCCGCAAGGCTTGGTAATAGACGAAATCCTGCCTATTGGTCTCCTGGCGGCAGGAGTCCAACTGCAATTTGGAAATGAATTCCGCGAACTGATGCAGGATTTTTTGGTCCTTGGTGCTGAAGGAGTAGCTTTTCTTGCTGTCCACGCAGACGATCCCCTGCCCGTCGCGCAAGGGGCATCCCATGAACGACTTGACCGCGGATTCGCTTCGCCCGGAGTAGTATCCCAAAGATTCGGTCTGCAACTCGAAGTTGTTGACCAGGAGCGGCTGATCGTTGCGTAAAATCCAGCCCACCAACCCCTTGCCAGGCACGACCTCCGCTCCCTCGGCCAGGTCGTCCCCGAGGCTGAAATGCGCCGCCATCCTCAGAACCCCTTCCTCGTCGGGCAGGAACAGCACCGCCGAGTAAGCGTCAAAGGTGTTGGCCACGATGCCGAGAAGATGTTTCAGGCACCCCATGTTCAAGGAGTCCATGGGGTTCAGGCGAAGTGTCATTTGGGCGTACGTCTTTGCACGAAAAATTCGATGCTTCGATTGTAGGAACGTTCTTCATCCTCGGTGAAATAACATGCCGGCAGTTCGCGACGCTGGCGATGGTAGTGCAGGCACTCACAGCATAGCCCATGCTTCGGGCAGCCCTGGTGCGTACATGTACAAAATTTGGTATTGATTCGGATTCGCGGGCATTGACTGTTCTTGGTCATGAAACGCTCCAAAAGTCGAGGAATCAGAGGGACTGGGGGCCTCGGCCCTTCATTTTTCCATCCGCTGTCGAACGCAAGTCTTCCTTTCTTTCGCGCCATCCGATATGCAACCACTTAGTACATTCCATTCTTGGCCGACTTTAGAAGCTGGAACCCCACTTAACTAACTGGCGCGTCATGGCCATACACCCATAAATTCTCTTGGCCTCAATGTCAATACATTGAAATTACTTATTTTTTACCCGCACCCGCACTATAGGGCATACATTGACAGAGGATGTGATGCGCTGTAGAGCAAAATCAATCTTTCCTTGGAGATGCCTACCATGCACGATGCGCGCAATCAGTTTTTCCACTTCCTGAGCAAGAAAAAGCTCAAGTTCACCGCCCAGCGTGGCCTGATTTTCGATGTTTTCTGGAACACGAAGGACCACGTCTCCCCCGAGGAACTCTACAATCTGGTCAAGCAGATCGATCCGCGTGTCGGGCAAGCCACCGTCTACCGGACCCTGAAGCTGCTCTCCGACTCCGGGATCGCCCGGGAGGTCAACTTCGGGGACGGCGTCTCCCGCTACGAGCCGACCTTCGGGCAAGCCCATCACGACCACCTGATCTGCACCAGTTGCGGACGCAGCGAAGAAGTCGTGGACCACCAGATTGAAAGCCTCCAGGAACAACTGGCCAAGGATCACGACTTTACCTTGACCGGCCACAAAATGTACCTGTTCGGACTGTGCCCGCACTGCCGGGGAAGCGGCAGAAAGTAGCAGCACCGCCTCCCCTCCGACGACGCCCTCCCTCAGGGCCCCGACCACCCCGCACGACGCTTCACGTGCGCATACATGAATGCGTCTTGTCCATGCCTTTGAGTCATTTCCCGACTCCACCGCCCCACAATCTCCTTGCCTAAAAAGGCTTCCGGCACTGTTTTTCTCCACCCAGTCGCACACACC carries:
- a CDS encoding GAF domain-containing protein: MTLRLNPMDSLNMGCLKHLLGIVANTFDAYSAVLFLPDEEGVLRMAAHFSLGDDLAEGAEVVPGKGLVGWILRNDQPLLVNNFELQTESLGYYSGRSESAVKSFMGCPLRDGQGIVCVDSKKSYSFSTKDQKILHQFAEFISKLQLDSCRQETNRQDFVYYQALRELQELRQRYPLWSAYLHQFLHILARTTQIKHVALAARDEYGQNFFIEGWTDDFPIAQRSKSEKYPFGSGLVGWVFKNEKPVFSADAESGHTGATLFAKDVIGGLALHTVICLPLSVHKRTRAVLILADEAPRDIADEMRFFLRLVTEYLEFFLENLYLKNQVSKLQSQLSPKTSPIFRNIDGQDLPPS
- a CDS encoding DUF6485 family protein, translated to MARKKGRLAFDSGWKNEGPRPPVPLIPRLLERFMTKNSQCPRIRINTKFCTCTHQGCPKHGLCCECLHYHRQRRELPACYFTEDEERSYNRSIEFFVQRRTPK
- a CDS encoding Fur family transcriptional regulator translates to MHDARNQFFHFLSKKKLKFTAQRGLIFDVFWNTKDHVSPEELYNLVKQIDPRVGQATVYRTLKLLSDSGIAREVNFGDGVSRYEPTFGQAHHDHLICTSCGRSEEVVDHQIESLQEQLAKDHDFTLTGHKMYLFGLCPHCRGSGRK